The Micromonospora sp. NBC_01740 genome includes a window with the following:
- a CDS encoding DUF3152 domain-containing protein translates to MVGLGVTLLLAATAAVTLARAGDRAPVPTTGDGNRTSYAAGADERARPSAYPRTGTGDFTTAPGDSPVWGTDGPLRHYRVAVEQGTDQNVAAFAAIVDEVLGDPRSWIASEELRLRRVAEADDADFTIYLATPETSERMCAEGGLSTEGYTSCRLPGQVIINLARWLEAVPDYGAPLEIYRAYVVNHEVGHELGEEHQACPAPGEPAPVMQQQTYGLDGCVANAWPYVDGSRYDGELVPGT, encoded by the coding sequence GTGGTGGGGCTCGGCGTCACCCTCCTGCTCGCGGCGACCGCCGCCGTGACGCTGGCCCGGGCCGGCGACCGCGCGCCCGTGCCGACCACGGGCGACGGGAACCGCACGTCGTACGCGGCGGGGGCGGACGAGCGGGCACGGCCCTCCGCCTACCCCCGCACGGGTACGGGCGACTTCACCACCGCGCCCGGCGACTCCCCGGTGTGGGGCACCGACGGGCCGCTCCGGCACTACCGGGTGGCCGTGGAGCAGGGCACCGACCAGAACGTCGCCGCCTTCGCCGCCATCGTGGACGAGGTGCTGGGCGACCCCCGCAGCTGGATCGCCTCTGAGGAGCTGCGGCTGCGGCGGGTGGCGGAGGCGGACGACGCCGACTTCACCATCTACCTTGCCACCCCGGAGACCTCGGAGCGGATGTGCGCCGAGGGCGGGCTCAGCACCGAGGGCTACACCTCCTGCCGGCTCCCCGGGCAGGTGATCATCAACCTGGCGCGCTGGCTGGAGGCGGTCCCCGACTACGGGGCGCCGCTGGAGATCTACCGCGCCTACGTGGTCAACCACGAGGTGGGCCACGAACTCGGCGAGGAACACCAGGCCTGCCCGGCGCCCGGCGAGCCGGCACCGGTGATGCAGCAGCAGACGTACGGCCTGGACGGCTGCGTCGCCAACGCCTGGCCGTACGTCGACGGCTCGCGCTACGACGGCGAGCTCGTTCCCGGCACCTGA
- a CDS encoding TetR/AcrR family transcriptional regulator has translation MTAVGNGAQTAGRPTRLPRSARRKQLLAAAQEVFVAQGYHAAAMDDIAERAGVSKPVLYQHFPGKMDLYLALLDTHCDAILAKVDDAMRGTNDNKERVGASVRAYFDFVDHESEAFRLVFESDLRNDPAVRQRVERVEQGCIAAITDTIISDTGISRAHAELLASGLVGAAETAAQFWLARGRQLPKAEAEALVAALSWRGIASFPLQGESA, from the coding sequence ATGACCGCTGTGGGGAACGGTGCCCAGACCGCCGGCCGGCCCACCCGCCTGCCCCGTTCCGCGCGCCGCAAGCAACTGCTCGCCGCGGCCCAGGAGGTGTTCGTCGCCCAGGGCTACCACGCGGCCGCGATGGACGACATCGCCGAGCGGGCGGGAGTCTCCAAGCCCGTGCTCTACCAGCACTTCCCCGGCAAGATGGACCTTTACCTCGCCCTGCTGGACACGCACTGCGACGCGATCCTCGCGAAGGTCGACGACGCCATGCGCGGCACCAACGACAACAAGGAGCGCGTCGGCGCGTCGGTGCGGGCGTACTTCGACTTCGTCGACCACGAGAGCGAGGCGTTCCGCCTCGTCTTCGAGTCGGACCTGCGCAACGACCCGGCGGTGCGCCAGCGCGTCGAGCGGGTGGAGCAGGGCTGCATCGCGGCGATCACCGACACCATCATCTCCGACACCGGGATCAGCCGGGCGCACGCCGAACTGCTCGCCTCCGGCCTGGTCGGCGCGGCCGAGACCGCCGCGCAGTTCTGGCTGGCCCGTGGCCGGCAACTGCCCAAGGCAGAGGCGGAGGCACTGGTCGCGGCGCTCTCCTGGCGGGGCATCGCCAGCTTCCCGCTGCAAGGTGAGTCAGCCTGA
- a CDS encoding ferritin-like fold-containing protein has protein sequence MPATDLPDRAVVDLLGLVAFGELLAFERMAVDARLAPDLRRRAALGEMAAAEIGNYRRLADRLAALGVLPDDAMAPYVEPLQAYHDSTEPKDWAEAVTKAYVGDAITDDFIREIAAALAEPDRQLVLDVLHDSSYADFAVAEIRAAVEADPRVAGRLSMWARRLVGEALSQAGRVAAAERGALTALVAQSGRVDVPGLFGRLTAAHATRMAAAGLNN, from the coding sequence GTGCCCGCGACCGATCTGCCCGACCGCGCCGTCGTCGACCTGCTCGGCCTGGTGGCCTTCGGTGAGCTGCTCGCCTTCGAACGGATGGCCGTCGACGCCCGGCTCGCCCCCGACCTGCGCCGGCGGGCGGCCCTGGGCGAGATGGCCGCCGCCGAGATCGGCAACTACCGGCGGCTGGCCGACCGGCTCGCCGCGCTCGGCGTGCTGCCCGACGACGCCATGGCGCCGTACGTCGAGCCGCTCCAGGCGTACCACGACTCGACCGAGCCGAAGGACTGGGCGGAGGCGGTGACGAAGGCATACGTGGGCGACGCCATCACCGACGACTTCATCCGGGAGATCGCCGCGGCCCTGGCCGAGCCGGACCGTCAGCTCGTCCTCGACGTGCTGCATGACTCGTCGTACGCCGACTTCGCCGTCGCCGAGATCCGGGCGGCCGTCGAGGCCGATCCGAGGGTGGCCGGCCGGCTCTCGATGTGGGCGCGGCGACTGGTCGGCGAAGCGCTGTCACAGGCCGGCCGGGTGGCCGCCGCCGAGCGGGGGGCGCTCACCGCGCTCGTCGCACAGAGCGGGCGGGTGGACGTGCCGGGGCTGTTCGGGCGGCTGACCGCGGCACACGCCACGCGGATGGCCGCCGCCGGGCTGAACAACTGA
- the moeZ gene encoding adenylyltransferase/sulfurtransferase MoeZ codes for MADRGRCERQWAGSPSADPGESTVSLPPLVEPAAELTVDEIRRYSRHLIIPDVGVEGQKRLKNARVLCVGAGGLGSPALMYLAAAGVGTLGIIDFDTVDESNLQRQIIHGVSDVGRSKAESAAASIREINPLVNVEIHNTALDRENVRDIFSRYDLIVDGTDNFATRYMVNDAAVLLGKPYVWGSIYRFDGQASVFWAEHGPCYRCLYPEPPPPGMVPSCAEGGVLGVLCASIGSIQVNEAIKLLAGIGEPLVGRLMVYDALEMSYRKIKVRKDPNCVLCGENPTVTDLLEDYEDFCGAVSEEAQEAVVDATITALELKEWQDAGKDIFLVDVREPAEYEIVRIPGATLIPKGEIISGEALAKLPQDRQIVLHCKSGVRSAEALAALKSAGFRDAVHVQGGVLSWIKQIDPSLPAY; via the coding sequence ATGGCCGATCGAGGCCGGTGCGAGCGACAATGGGCCGGTTCGCCTTCAGCCGATCCCGGGGAGTCCACCGTGTCGTTGCCCCCGCTCGTCGAGCCCGCCGCCGAGCTGACCGTTGACGAGATCCGCCGCTACTCGCGCCACCTGATCATCCCGGACGTCGGGGTCGAGGGGCAGAAGCGGCTGAAGAACGCCAGGGTGCTCTGTGTCGGCGCCGGCGGCCTCGGCTCGCCGGCCCTGATGTACCTCGCCGCCGCCGGGGTCGGCACGCTCGGCATCATCGACTTCGACACCGTCGACGAGTCCAACCTCCAGCGCCAGATCATCCACGGCGTCTCGGACGTGGGCCGCTCCAAGGCCGAGTCGGCCGCGGCCTCGATCCGCGAGATCAACCCCCTGGTGAACGTGGAGATCCACAACACTGCGCTGGACCGGGAGAACGTGCGGGACATCTTCTCCCGCTACGACCTGATCGTCGACGGCACCGACAACTTCGCCACCCGCTACATGGTCAACGACGCGGCGGTGCTGCTCGGCAAGCCGTACGTCTGGGGGTCGATCTACCGCTTCGACGGCCAGGCGTCGGTGTTCTGGGCCGAGCACGGCCCCTGCTACCGCTGCCTCTACCCGGAGCCCCCGCCGCCCGGCATGGTCCCCTCCTGCGCCGAGGGTGGCGTGCTCGGCGTGCTCTGCGCGTCGATCGGCTCCATCCAGGTCAACGAGGCGATCAAGCTGCTCGCCGGCATCGGGGAGCCGCTGGTCGGCCGGCTGATGGTCTACGACGCCCTGGAGATGAGCTACCGCAAGATCAAGGTCCGCAAGGACCCGAACTGCGTGCTCTGCGGCGAGAACCCCACGGTCACCGACCTGCTGGAGGACTACGAGGACTTCTGCGGCGCGGTGTCGGAGGAGGCCCAGGAGGCGGTGGTCGACGCGACCATCACCGCGCTGGAGCTCAAGGAGTGGCAGGACGCGGGCAAGGACATCTTCCTCGTCGACGTCCGCGAGCCGGCCGAGTACGAGATCGTCCGGATCCCCGGCGCGACGCTGATCCCCAAGGGCGAGATCATCTCGGGCGAGGCGCTCGCCAAGCTGCCGCAGGACCGGCAGATCGTGCTGCACTGCAAGTCCGGGGTCCGCTCGGCGGAGGCGCTCGCCGCACTCAAGTCGGCCGGCTTCCGCGACGCGGTGCACGTGCAGGGCGGCGTGCTCTCCTGGATCAAGCAGATCGACCCGTCGCTGCCGGCGTACTGA
- a CDS encoding prenyltransferase/squalene oxidase repeat-containing protein — protein MVDIDAAVGFVVAHGDAVDRARLSRLRTGVPPPPGLLDAAEVGQAPDGGWPATLGGAVSSVDATCFRLSELDDLGALGRPAARRALDWLAARQSPDGGWEEDPALADVAPEWARPGDPEAAFHLTANAGFWLTVAGLDARAAGPLDHRVGGAYAGVVQAAAQSLVARLRPDGGWPSFLPAGWLSAAVLHRQEMFHEAARIQVILAERVPELSPGDVAWLAATLRRVGIDGQDWLLGRARRRLAETQRSDGGWESDDGPQFDVHTTLSAIRACR, from the coding sequence GTGGTCGACATCGATGCGGCGGTCGGGTTCGTCGTGGCACACGGGGACGCGGTGGACCGGGCCCGGCTGTCCCGGCTGCGCACCGGCGTGCCGCCACCTCCCGGACTGCTCGACGCCGCCGAGGTCGGCCAGGCGCCCGACGGCGGCTGGCCGGCGACGCTGGGCGGGGCAGTCTCCTCCGTGGACGCCACCTGTTTCCGCCTGTCCGAGTTGGACGACCTCGGCGCGCTCGGTCGTCCGGCCGCCCGCCGGGCCCTGGACTGGCTGGCCGCGCGGCAGTCGCCCGACGGCGGCTGGGAGGAGGACCCGGCGCTGGCCGACGTGGCCCCCGAGTGGGCCCGGCCGGGCGACCCCGAGGCGGCGTTCCACCTGACCGCGAACGCCGGGTTCTGGCTGACCGTCGCCGGCCTGGACGCGCGGGCGGCGGGGCCGCTCGACCACCGGGTCGGCGGCGCGTACGCGGGCGTCGTGCAGGCCGCCGCCCAGTCGCTCGTCGCCCGGCTGCGCCCGGACGGCGGCTGGCCGTCCTTCCTGCCCGCCGGCTGGCTGAGCGCGGCGGTCCTGCACCGGCAGGAGATGTTCCACGAGGCGGCGCGGATCCAGGTGATCCTCGCCGAGCGGGTGCCGGAGCTGTCCCCGGGCGACGTGGCCTGGCTGGCCGCGACGCTGCGCCGCGTCGGCATCGACGGGCAGGACTGGCTGCTGGGGCGGGCGCGGCGGCGGCTGGCCGAGACCCAGCGCAGCGACGGCGGGTGGGAGAGCGACGACGGGCCCCAGTTCGACGTGCACACCACGCTGAGCGCGATCCGAGCCTGCCGCTGA
- a CDS encoding YbaB/EbfC family nucleoid-associated protein — MLGESALEQQLAQARAALREVGGGAAPRERVESVAEAAEGRIRVTLGTDGRVSAVDIDPRVLREGSEYLAAELRQAVNAALDGQDDGVAATEPMPDLAAMTATIERLQDQGLRQMREISQAVSETMRKLHGS; from the coding sequence ATGCTGGGCGAGAGTGCCCTGGAACAGCAACTGGCGCAGGCGCGGGCCGCGCTGCGCGAGGTGGGCGGCGGCGCCGCGCCCCGGGAGCGGGTGGAGTCGGTGGCCGAGGCCGCCGAGGGCCGCATCCGGGTCACGCTCGGCACCGACGGCCGGGTGAGCGCCGTCGACATCGACCCCCGGGTGCTCCGGGAGGGCTCGGAATACCTCGCCGCCGAGCTGCGCCAGGCGGTCAACGCCGCGCTCGACGGCCAGGACGACGGGGTCGCCGCCACCGAGCCGATGCCCGACCTCGCCGCGATGACCGCCACCATCGAACGCCTCCAGGACCAGGGCCTGCGGCAGATGCGGGAGATCAGCCAGGCCGTCAGCGAGACAATGCGGAAACTGCACGGGAGCTGA
- a CDS encoding glutamate-5-semialdehyde dehydrogenase has translation MSVSEQARRARTAAEALAVATRTAKDTALVAMADALVARTPEILAANATDLAAGRGAGLSAAVLDRLALDAGRVAGIADALRQMAALPDPVGEVVRGSTLPNGLELRQIRVPFGVVGIIYEARPNVTVDAAGICLKSGNAALLRGSSSAAHSNAALVAVLRDAVTDAGLPADAVQLLDAGSRDSVKELMRARGLVDVLIPRGGASLIRTVVEESTVPVIETGVGNCHVYVDATADLAKAVAIALNAKTQRLSTCNTAESLLVHAAVADAFLPPVLAAFAEAGVTVHGDERVAAHSAAVRPATDEDFATEYLSADIAVAVVDSLDAAVAHIRRYGTGHTEAIVTDSTTAAREFVARVDAAAVMVNASTRFTDGGEFGFGAEIGISTQKLHARGPMGLPELTSTKYVVTGDGHLRG, from the coding sequence ATGAGCGTGAGCGAACAGGCCCGGCGGGCGCGTACGGCGGCGGAGGCGCTGGCCGTCGCCACGCGTACGGCCAAGGACACCGCGCTGGTGGCGATGGCCGACGCGCTGGTGGCGCGTACGCCGGAGATCCTGGCCGCGAACGCGACGGACCTGGCGGCCGGGCGCGGGGCCGGGCTGAGCGCGGCCGTGCTGGACCGGCTCGCCCTCGACGCGGGGCGGGTGGCCGGCATCGCCGACGCGCTGCGGCAGATGGCCGCCCTGCCGGACCCGGTGGGCGAGGTGGTCCGGGGCTCGACCCTGCCCAACGGGCTGGAGCTGCGCCAGATCCGGGTGCCGTTCGGCGTGGTGGGCATCATCTACGAGGCCCGGCCGAACGTGACGGTCGACGCCGCCGGCATCTGCCTGAAGTCCGGCAACGCGGCGCTGCTGCGCGGCTCCTCGTCGGCGGCCCACTCCAACGCCGCCCTGGTCGCCGTGCTGCGGGACGCGGTGACCGACGCCGGCCTGCCGGCGGACGCGGTACAGCTCCTCGACGCCGGCAGCCGCGACTCGGTCAAGGAGCTGATGCGCGCCCGGGGCCTGGTCGACGTGCTGATCCCGCGCGGCGGCGCGTCCCTGATCCGCACGGTGGTGGAGGAGTCCACCGTGCCGGTCATCGAGACCGGCGTGGGCAACTGCCACGTCTACGTCGACGCCACCGCCGACCTGGCCAAGGCCGTCGCGATCGCGCTGAACGCGAAGACCCAGCGGCTCTCCACCTGCAACACCGCCGAGTCGCTGCTCGTGCACGCGGCGGTCGCCGACGCCTTCCTGCCGCCGGTGCTGGCCGCCTTCGCCGAGGCCGGCGTCACCGTGCACGGCGACGAGCGGGTCGCCGCCCACTCGGCCGCCGTGCGGCCGGCCACCGACGAGGACTTCGCCACCGAGTACCTCTCCGCCGACATCGCGGTCGCCGTCGTCGACTCGCTCGACGCGGCGGTCGCGCACATCCGGCGGTACGGCACCGGGCACACCGAGGCGATCGTCACCGACTCGACCACCGCCGCCCGGGAGTTCGTGGCCCGGGTGGACGCGGCGGCGGTGATGGTCAACGCCTCGACCCGGTTCACCGACGGCGGCGAGTTCGGCTTCGGCGCCGAGATCGGCATCTCCACCCAGAAGCTGCACGCGCGCGGCCCGATGGGCCTGCCCGAGCTGACCTCCACCAAGTACGTGGTGACCGGGGACGGCCACCTGCGCGGCTGA
- a CDS encoding DUF3107 domain-containing protein, with translation MEVKIGVQYAPRELVLESAQSPAEIEQIVTEAFGKDEGTLSLTDEKGRRVIVPVNKVAYVEIAEASPRAVGFTVR, from the coding sequence GTGGAGGTCAAGATCGGCGTGCAGTACGCGCCCCGCGAGCTGGTCCTGGAGAGCGCGCAGTCGCCGGCCGAGATCGAGCAGATCGTGACCGAGGCCTTCGGCAAGGACGAGGGCACCCTCTCCCTGACCGACGAGAAGGGCCGGCGGGTGATCGTGCCGGTCAACAAGGTCGCCTACGTCGAGATCGCCGAGGCGTCGCCGCGCGCGGTCGGGTTCACCGTCCGCTGA
- a CDS encoding SUKH-4 family immunity protein, with protein MAADPRFRSLWNEDELIPYPREAWLEGGFDPDLLPAGDEIPLDVAVVYTAFLEGDIELFDTIQLSTEDGSLDIRLIVVGAVADHPELLYVLDPRTGEILQFDLEQQDIQAVNSTFRTFVEFLYQFALFVEADEGKPGRAERAETLRTVLESIDRAAFAPDAWWPLVISQLK; from the coding sequence ATGGCCGCTGACCCCCGGTTCCGCTCACTGTGGAACGAGGACGAGCTCATCCCGTACCCGCGCGAGGCGTGGCTGGAGGGGGGATTCGACCCCGACCTGCTGCCCGCCGGCGACGAGATCCCGCTCGACGTGGCGGTCGTCTACACCGCGTTCCTCGAAGGCGACATCGAGCTGTTCGACACGATCCAGCTGAGCACCGAGGACGGCTCCCTGGACATCCGGTTGATCGTGGTCGGCGCGGTCGCCGACCACCCGGAGCTGCTCTACGTGCTCGACCCGCGGACGGGCGAGATCCTCCAGTTCGACCTGGAGCAGCAGGACATCCAGGCCGTCAACAGCACCTTCCGCACCTTCGTCGAGTTCCTCTACCAGTTCGCGCTCTTCGTGGAGGCCGACGAGGGCAAGCCGGGCCGGGCCGAGCGGGCGGAGACGCTGCGTACCGTCCTGGAGAGCATCGACCGCGCCGCCTTCGCCCCGGACGCCTGGTGGCCACTGGTGATCAGCCAGCTCAAGTGA
- a CDS encoding alpha/beta fold hydrolase: MKRATLRPDHLLPEHSVPPPWPGREVRLDGTVTYVRDTPATAPGAEPALYVHGLGGSSQNWTDLAYLLADHLDGQAIDLPGFGRSEPGRRYTVPSFADRVIRWIEHSGRGPVHLFGNSLGGAVSVQVAAVRPDLVRSLTLISPALPFLDFRRSLQGRMLPLLAIPRGERLAAWRLAQIAPEVMAQQVMESCVADLTRICDQRREEALEEIRVRHEAAHYAAAYVRTFRGLVSSFLRSYLPGSGSLWRLAATVEAPTLVVGGRADRLVDVRVAPQTARVVPDSRLLMLDGVGHVAQLEVPRLVARAVLGLLTETGDTLRRSDVAG; this comes from the coding sequence ATGAAGCGCGCCACCCTCCGGCCGGACCACCTCCTTCCCGAGCACTCCGTCCCACCGCCCTGGCCGGGGCGGGAGGTACGCCTCGACGGCACGGTGACGTACGTCCGGGACACGCCGGCCACCGCACCCGGCGCGGAGCCGGCGCTCTACGTGCACGGGCTCGGCGGTTCGTCGCAGAACTGGACCGACCTGGCGTACCTGCTCGCCGACCACCTCGACGGGCAGGCCATCGACCTGCCGGGGTTCGGCCGCAGTGAGCCGGGCCGCCGGTACACCGTCCCGTCCTTCGCCGACCGGGTGATCCGCTGGATCGAGCACTCCGGCCGGGGGCCGGTGCACCTGTTCGGCAACTCGCTGGGCGGGGCGGTTTCGGTGCAGGTGGCGGCGGTACGGCCGGACCTGGTCCGGAGCCTGACCCTGATCTCGCCGGCGCTGCCGTTCCTGGACTTCCGGCGCTCGTTGCAGGGCCGGATGCTGCCGCTGCTGGCGATCCCCCGGGGCGAGCGCCTGGCCGCCTGGCGGCTGGCCCAGATCGCGCCCGAGGTGATGGCCCAGCAGGTGATGGAGTCCTGCGTGGCCGACCTCACCCGGATCTGCGACCAGCGCCGGGAGGAGGCGCTGGAGGAGATCCGGGTGCGGCACGAGGCCGCGCACTACGCCGCCGCGTACGTCCGGACGTTCCGGGGACTGGTCTCCAGCTTCCTGCGGTCGTACCTGCCGGGGTCGGGGTCGCTGTGGCGGCTCGCCGCGACGGTCGAGGCGCCCACCCTGGTCGTCGGCGGGCGGGCCGACCGGCTGGTGGACGTGCGGGTGGCCCCGCAGACGGCCCGCGTCGTCCCGGACAGCCGGCTGCTGATGCTCGACGGGGTCGGCCACGTGGCGCAACTGGAGGTGCCGCGCCTGGTGGCCCGGGCCGTGTTGGGCCTGCTCACCGAAACGGGGGACACCCTCAGGCGGTCCGACGTGGCAGGCTGA
- a CDS encoding DUF3152 domain-containing protein — protein sequence MDLTRPRHRRPERRRGLVGLVALVLAVGGAVAVIADRRGADVGAEALTAGELAPAPMLAPGAASPLPSAPAAAPSAVEPPPAVLRLPGPVPSAGRGSFGYDDRVGPVLGDAGTLRRYRVAVESGAGEDAGEFAAAVERALAGPGSWVDGELRLQQVRAASRHDFTVYLATARTAGRLCAAGGVNIRVGGKPYTSCRAPGKVIINLDRWRLSVPHFVSAKVPLSVYRTYVVNHEVGHQLGHRHERCPGRGRVAPVMMQQTLFLNGCVANPWPYRDGRRYAGPRL from the coding sequence GTGGACCTGACCCGCCCGCGGCACCGCCGTCCGGAGCGTCGGCGGGGTCTCGTGGGTCTGGTCGCGCTGGTGCTCGCCGTCGGTGGAGCGGTGGCGGTGATCGCCGACCGGCGGGGCGCCGACGTCGGGGCGGAGGCGCTCACCGCCGGGGAACTGGCTCCCGCGCCGATGCTCGCGCCGGGGGCGGCCTCGCCGCTGCCGTCCGCGCCCGCCGCGGCGCCCTCGGCCGTCGAGCCACCGCCGGCCGTGCTCCGGCTGCCCGGGCCGGTGCCGTCCGCGGGCCGGGGCAGCTTCGGCTACGACGACCGGGTGGGCCCGGTGCTGGGTGACGCGGGCACGCTGCGCCGCTACCGGGTCGCCGTGGAGTCGGGCGCCGGCGAGGACGCGGGCGAGTTCGCCGCCGCCGTCGAGCGGGCGCTCGCCGGGCCGGGGAGCTGGGTCGACGGCGAGCTGCGGTTGCAGCAGGTACGCGCCGCCTCCCGGCACGACTTCACGGTCTACCTCGCCACGGCCAGGACGGCGGGCCGGCTGTGTGCCGCCGGAGGGGTGAACATCCGGGTGGGCGGGAAGCCCTACACGTCGTGCCGGGCGCCCGGCAAGGTGATCATCAACCTGGACCGCTGGCGGCTCTCGGTGCCGCACTTCGTGAGCGCGAAGGTGCCGCTGTCGGTCTACCGGACGTACGTGGTGAACCACGAGGTCGGGCACCAGTTGGGGCACCGGCACGAGCGCTGTCCCGGCAGGGGCCGGGTGGCGCCGGTGATGATGCAGCAGACGCTCTTCCTGAACGGCTGTGTCGCCAACCCCTGGCCGTACCGGGACGGTCGCCGGTACGCGGGCCCGCGGCTCTGA
- a CDS encoding DEAD/DEAH box helicase gives MSELTQDLMDGQELAATAPVRPEAPTFAELGARQETVDALAAAGITRAFAIQEYAIPIAMRGIDMIGQAPTGTGKTLGFGVPLLERVFAPGEGSDGVPQALVVVPTRELGIQVAKDLAAAGRTRGVRVLPIYGGVAYEPQIDALRKGVEILVGTPGRLMDLQKQKHLRLDRVRALVLDEADRMLDLGFLDDVEKILAMLPEDRQTMLFSATMPDPIVTLSRRFLRQPMTIHAGHTAETGPSPQTEQLAYRTHSMNKVEIVARILQAEGRGLTMIFTRTKRAADRVAEDLDFRGFAVAAVHGDLGQGARERALRAFRAGKIDTLVATDVAARGIDVSGVTHVINYDCPEDQDTYTHRIGRTGRAGATGVAVTFVDWDDMPRWRIIDKTLGLDMPEPAETYHTSPHLYTDLHIPTDVSGTLPTAERTRAGLSAEVEEDLGGGRPRRGEGGRGSRRGERGERGEGRGRGERRSGRAGGATDAPQADAPADTAEEGTRVPRRRRRRRAGETVAGEPTTVITAEATEAPAAAEGEAAKPRRRRRRRGGGSAAGTPAEATAD, from the coding sequence ATGAGCGAGCTGACTCAAGACCTGATGGACGGCCAGGAACTGGCCGCCACCGCTCCGGTGCGTCCGGAGGCTCCCACCTTCGCCGAGCTGGGCGCGCGTCAGGAGACCGTCGACGCGCTGGCCGCGGCCGGCATCACCCGCGCCTTCGCCATCCAGGAGTACGCGATCCCGATCGCGATGCGCGGCATCGACATGATCGGCCAGGCGCCCACCGGCACCGGCAAGACCCTCGGCTTCGGCGTACCGCTGCTGGAGCGGGTCTTCGCGCCGGGCGAGGGCAGCGACGGCGTGCCGCAGGCGCTGGTCGTCGTACCCACCCGTGAGCTGGGCATCCAGGTGGCCAAGGACCTCGCCGCCGCGGGCCGGACCCGGGGCGTGCGCGTGCTGCCGATCTACGGCGGTGTCGCGTACGAGCCGCAGATCGACGCGCTGCGCAAGGGCGTGGAGATCCTGGTCGGCACCCCCGGCCGCCTGATGGACCTGCAGAAGCAGAAGCACCTGCGGCTGGACCGGGTCCGCGCGCTGGTGCTGGACGAGGCCGACCGGATGCTCGACCTGGGCTTCCTCGACGATGTCGAGAAGATCCTGGCGATGCTGCCGGAGGACCGGCAGACCATGCTCTTCTCGGCGACCATGCCGGACCCGATCGTCACCCTCTCCCGGCGCTTCCTGCGCCAGCCGATGACGATCCACGCCGGGCACACCGCCGAGACCGGCCCGTCGCCGCAGACCGAGCAGCTGGCCTACCGCACCCACTCGATGAACAAGGTCGAGATCGTGGCCCGGATCCTCCAGGCCGAGGGGCGCGGGCTGACCATGATCTTCACCCGCACCAAGCGGGCCGCCGACCGGGTCGCCGAGGACCTCGACTTCCGTGGCTTCGCGGTCGCCGCCGTGCACGGTGACCTCGGGCAGGGCGCGCGCGAGCGGGCACTGCGGGCGTTCCGCGCCGGCAAGATCGACACTCTGGTCGCCACCGACGTGGCCGCCCGGGGCATCGACGTCAGCGGCGTCACCCACGTCATCAACTACGACTGCCCCGAGGACCAGGACACCTACACCCACCGGATCGGTCGTACCGGCCGGGCCGGGGCGACGGGCGTCGCGGTGACCTTCGTCGACTGGGACGACATGCCCCGCTGGCGGATCATCGACAAGACGCTGGGCCTGGACATGCCGGAGCCCGCGGAGACGTACCACACGTCCCCGCACCTCTACACCGACCTGCACATCCCCACCGACGTCAGCGGCACCCTGCCGACCGCCGAGCGCACCCGCGCCGGGCTGTCGGCCGAGGTCGAGGAGGACCTCGGCGGCGGACGGCCCCGCCGGGGCGAGGGCGGCCGGGGCTCCCGGCGCGGCGAGCGTGGTGAACGCGGCGAGGGCCGTGGTCGCGGCGAGCGCCGCTCGGGCCGCGCCGGCGGTGCGACCGACGCGCCGCAGGCCGACGCGCCGGCTGACACCGCCGAGGAGGGCACCCGCGTCCCGCGTCGCCGTCGGCGTCGCCGCGCCGGCGAGACCGTCGCGGGCGAGCCGACCACGGTGATCACCGCCGAGGCCACCGAGGCCCCGGCCGCCGCCGAGGGCGAGGCCGCGAAGCCCCGCCGCCGCCGGCGCCGTCGTGGTGGTGGCTCCGCCGCCGGTACGCCGGCCGAGGCGACCGCCGACTGA
- a CDS encoding WXG100-like domain-containing protein, translating to MGLTLPGELASLLSMLGYEWPQSDETAIFQLAGEWTGMAGQISGSVAQLEAAARTVLDNNRGQSFTAFAGEWNDGESAARNIADVARPATVIGVGLMVAAGVVLALKIQVIIQLVLLAIQIAQAIVTAAVTFGASLLQIPIFKMITGFIIDQLIGMAVETVLNG from the coding sequence GTGGGACTGACGCTCCCGGGTGAGCTCGCCTCCCTGCTCTCGATGCTCGGCTACGAGTGGCCACAGTCGGACGAGACGGCGATCTTCCAGCTCGCCGGGGAGTGGACCGGCATGGCCGGTCAGATCTCCGGATCGGTCGCGCAGCTGGAGGCGGCGGCGCGGACGGTGCTCGACAACAACCGGGGCCAGAGCTTCACCGCCTTCGCGGGCGAGTGGAACGACGGCGAGTCGGCCGCGCGCAACATCGCCGACGTCGCCCGCCCGGCCACCGTCATCGGCGTCGGGCTGATGGTCGCGGCGGGCGTGGTGCTGGCCCTGAAGATCCAGGTGATCATCCAACTGGTCCTGCTGGCGATCCAGATCGCGCAGGCCATCGTGACGGCGGCGGTCACCTTCGGGGCGTCCCTCCTCCAGATCCCGATCTTCAAGATGATCACCGGTTTCATCATCGACCAGCTCATCGGCATGGCCGTGGAGACGGTGCTCAATGGCTAG